One window of Candidatus Hydrothermales bacterium genomic DNA carries:
- a CDS encoding PHP domain-containing protein, whose product MKDLKIDLHTHTIFSDGELHPQELLFMAKKEGIDVIGICDHDTLEARYHIKNTVIEVVFGTELSLGDGKRDIHLLVYFPEENSELERTLIKIREIRFDRVKKIIDKLKKIGVKIELDEVINNNEVKSFGRPHIARVLLEKGYISSIDEAFELYLGKDRPAYVPKFKLTPEEGIRLSLISGGIPVLAHPGVEEIDFDYLDYLKKIGLKGVEIFYPDHDSTKEEYYLEYAIRNNLLITGGSDFHGLNHPGKNIIGLKTLPYNYFLKLKEFKNEMSNS is encoded by the coding sequence ATGAAAGATTTAAAAATTGATCTTCATACCCATACAATATTCTCAGATGGTGAGTTACATCCTCAAGAGCTTCTCTTTATGGCTAAAAAAGAGGGAATAGATGTAATTGGCATATGCGATCATGATACACTTGAAGCAAGATATCATATAAAAAACACTGTTATCGAAGTAGTATTTGGAACAGAGCTTTCCTTAGGAGATGGTAAAAGGGACATTCATTTACTTGTATATTTTCCAGAGGAAAATTCGGAACTAGAAAGAACCTTAATTAAAATAAGAGAAATAAGATTTGATAGGGTAAAAAAAATTATAGATAAGTTAAAAAAGATTGGGGTTAAAATTGAATTAGATGAAGTTATAAATAATAATGAAGTAAAATCTTTTGGTAGGCCTCATATTGCAAGGGTTCTCTTGGAAAAAGGATACATCTCTTCAATTGACGAGGCTTTTGAACTTTATCTTGGAAAAGATAGGCCAGCTTATGTGCCAAAATTCAAGCTAACTCCAGAAGAGGGTATAAGACTTAGTCTTATATCAGGAGGTATACCAGTATTAGCCCATCCAGGTGTAGAAGAGATTGACTTTGACTATCTTGATTATCTTAAAAAAATTGGACTAAAGGGAGTTGAAATTTTTTATCCCGACCACGATTCTACAAAAGAAGAGTATTATCTTGAATACGCAATAAGAAATAATTTACTTATAACTGGCGGCTCTGATTTCCATGGTTTAAATCATCCTGGGAAAAATATAATTGGCCTTAAAACTTTACCTTATAATTATTTTTTAAAGCTAAAGGAGTTTAAAAATGAAATGTCTAATAGCTAA
- a CDS encoding AAA family ATPase, which translates to MEVYEFFGLKKDPFAMVPDPELFYPSRVHKEALEKIKFCITKNRGGCVLTGEIGTGKSMILRKLLLDFYQHENFVPLFVLFAHHEVNVKWFLTKIARFFGLNESHDIRSLKGDFISKILESFERGKKYIFLLDEAHKIKSQELLSFFRDILSIETMDEKPISFVFVGLPEIIKNFREDPNFSQRLPIWISLEKLEESEVIDYINFRLKRAGGSEDIFTQEAKNKIKNASNGIPRLINAICDASLLESYFKGKKRVDLKEVEKVVATMGL; encoded by the coding sequence ATGGAAGTCTATGAATTTTTTGGACTTAAGAAAGATCCGTTTGCTATGGTTCCTGATCCAGAACTTTTTTATCCCTCGAGAGTCCATAAAGAGGCATTAGAGAAAATAAAGTTTTGTATTACTAAAAACCGTGGAGGATGTGTTCTAACCGGAGAAATTGGAACTGGTAAAAGCATGATTTTAAGAAAATTGCTTTTAGATTTCTATCAGCATGAAAACTTTGTACCTCTTTTTGTTCTTTTTGCTCATCATGAAGTTAATGTAAAATGGTTTTTAACGAAAATTGCTAGATTCTTTGGCTTAAACGAAAGCCATGATATAAGAAGTTTAAAAGGGGACTTTATAAGTAAGATCCTTGAGTCCTTTGAGAGGGGTAAAAAGTACATTTTTCTGCTAGATGAAGCACATAAAATAAAATCTCAAGAACTTCTCTCCTTTTTTAGAGACATACTATCAATAGAGACGATGGATGAAAAACCTATTTCTTTTGTATTTGTTGGTCTTCCTGAGATAATAAAAAATTTTAGAGAAGATCCCAATTTTAGTCAGAGATTACCTATATGGATATCCCTTGAAAAACTCGAAGAGTCTGAAGTTATAGACTATATAAATTTTAGGCTAAAAAGAGCTGGAGGAAGTGAGGATATATTTACTCAGGAGGCTAAAAATAAAATAAAAAATGCTTCAAATGGAATACCTCGACTTATAAACGCCATTTGTGATGCTTCGTTACTTGAAAGCTATTTTAAAGGAAAAAAAAGAGTTGATTTAAAAGAGGTAGAGAAAGTTGTAGCTACTATGGGGTTATGA
- a CDS encoding AAA family ATPase — MYTLSYIEFYGLKREPFSAAPDESFWFNSPQHREALLKIIYGIKNYRGLITVTGDIGLGKTTLARKLLSELMKYENFEPSLIVIIHSDIGKVWFLKKIASNLKIITDENDPVSILSKVVKRLIEMYKNSKIPVILIDEANMLRDKEIMEEIRGLLNIEIPGKRLLSFILFGLPELEENLKIDMPLYERISLKIKLKPFNFESTKEYILHRLKVAGALKDIFSEDAYEIIYKYSKGKPRLINTICDNALLEGFLQKKKLINCEILNKVIKELGI, encoded by the coding sequence ATGTATACACTTTCATATATAGAATTTTACGGACTTAAAAGAGAACCTTTCTCAGCTGCTCCAGATGAAAGCTTTTGGTTTAATTCACCTCAACATAGAGAAGCCCTTTTAAAAATCATTTATGGAATAAAGAATTATAGGGGACTAATAACCGTTACGGGAGATATAGGACTTGGTAAAACCACTTTGGCTAGAAAGCTTCTTAGTGAGTTAATGAAATATGAAAATTTTGAACCATCTTTGATTGTTATTATTCACTCTGATATAGGTAAAGTGTGGTTTTTAAAGAAAATTGCTAGTAATTTAAAAATAATTACTGATGAGAATGATCCAGTTTCCATACTATCAAAAGTTGTTAAAAGGTTAATTGAAATGTATAAAAATTCAAAAATACCAGTAATACTTATAGATGAAGCAAATATGTTGAGGGATAAAGAAATAATGGAAGAAATTAGAGGACTTTTAAATATTGAAATTCCAGGAAAAAGACTTTTAAGTTTTATTCTTTTTGGACTACCTGAACTTGAAGAGAATCTAAAAATTGATATGCCTTTATATGAGAGGATATCATTAAAAATTAAATTAAAACCCTTTAATTTTGAGTCAACAAAAGAGTATATCCTTCACAGGTTAAAAGTTGCTGGAGCTTTAAAGGATATTTTTTCAGAGGATGCTTATGAAATTATTTATAAATATTCAAAAGGGAAACCAAGACTTATAAATACTATATGCGATAATGCACTTTTAGAGGGATTCCTTCAAAAAAAGAAATTAATTAACTGTGAGATATTAAATAAAGTAATAAAAGAACTCGGAATATGA
- a CDS encoding tetratricopeptide repeat protein — protein sequence MNISELKKRAREYEIKGEYKKALETYETILKQEPEDPEVLFRIGQILIKFSQEKKAGEFLLKAYENFEKKKIFDNRTIALLKKLIQLYPEKKELYKKIAEAYYQIGMPGEAGKNLEYYIEYLFKIGEYDKGFENYELLLKWQPENFSLKERVAELYLDFRKNKRSIELYLELLSYFHHKNKQKETEIKNKLFSLGVSEKQIEEYLKSDSDSEEKESVFVTLDELLSGEIKRFTKATRQLKDKTGLYQEKVTKDEGSLVETEEEIQREVIREFSEDFATIEQQKEEVVSEEKITETRIRTPDKVKTLAETLFIMGDYSGALDTYYKAYELYYSENLMIEAFNILREIAEKWPEEVKARKEMVKISHMLKNKELLVDSILSLGECLYKRGARDDALKWFLKVLEIEPENKKAIEFVTIINPEKLEKRRKIEKKEVKKPQVFETHKPEREKVSLEGDKVGVIDLRKEIIEELEAEEKRDIFSEVRETLHKFSKEVDYKGKLELGIAMREMGLYEEAIENLKEATKSDETRALSLELLGEIFMELNRYSIALEYFERALSEKNLEKRREISIEYHIGECYEKLGDTINALVYYKRVYEKDPEILGLKEKIRELETKKKEIIDDERISFL from the coding sequence ATGAACATTTCAGAGTTAAAGAAAAGAGCAAGAGAGTATGAGATAAAGGGAGAATATAAGAAAGCTTTAGAAACCTATGAAACAATATTAAAACAGGAGCCGGAGGATCCAGAGGTTCTTTTTAGAATAGGACAAATTTTAATTAAATTTAGTCAAGAAAAAAAAGCAGGGGAATTTTTATTAAAGGCCTATGAAAATTTTGAAAAGAAAAAGATTTTTGATAATAGAACAATAGCTCTTTTGAAAAAACTCATTCAACTTTATCCTGAAAAAAAAGAGCTATATAAAAAAATTGCTGAGGCTTACTATCAAATTGGAATGCCAGGTGAAGCAGGAAAGAACCTGGAATACTATATTGAATACCTTTTTAAAATCGGAGAATACGATAAGGGATTTGAAAACTATGAACTTCTTTTAAAGTGGCAGCCAGAAAATTTCTCTCTTAAAGAAAGAGTCGCTGAACTTTACCTTGATTTTAGAAAAAATAAAAGATCAATCGAACTTTACTTAGAACTTTTATCTTACTTTCATCATAAAAATAAGCAAAAAGAAACTGAAATTAAAAATAAACTTTTTTCCCTGGGTGTGTCCGAAAAGCAAATAGAAGAATATTTAAAATCAGATAGTGATTCTGAGGAAAAAGAAAGCGTTTTTGTAACGCTTGATGAGCTATTAAGTGGCGAAATAAAGAGATTCACAAAAGCCACAAGGCAACTAAAAGATAAAACAGGATTGTACCAAGAGAAGGTGACAAAAGATGAAGGAAGTCTAGTTGAGACAGAGGAGGAGATACAAAGAGAAGTTATAAGAGAATTTAGTGAAGATTTTGCTACTATAGAGCAACAAAAAGAAGAAGTTGTAAGTGAAGAGAAAATTACGGAAACCAGAATAAGAACACCCGATAAAGTGAAGACTCTTGCTGAAACCCTTTTTATAATGGGTGATTATAGTGGCGCACTTGATACTTACTATAAAGCTTATGAGCTATATTATAGTGAAAACTTAATGATAGAGGCCTTTAATATCCTAAGGGAGATAGCAGAAAAATGGCCAGAAGAAGTAAAGGCAAGAAAAGAAATGGTAAAAATTTCTCATATGTTAAAGAATAAGGAACTATTAGTGGATAGTATTTTATCTTTAGGTGAATGTCTTTATAAAAGGGGAGCAAGGGATGATGCGTTAAAGTGGTTCTTAAAAGTTCTTGAAATTGAACCAGAAAATAAAAAGGCTATTGAATTTGTGACAATTATAAATCCTGAAAAGTTAGAAAAGAGGAGAAAAATAGAAAAAAAAGAAGTTAAAAAACCCCAAGTCTTTGAAACGCATAAACCGGAAAGAGAGAAAGTCAGTTTGGAAGGGGATAAAGTAGGAGTAATAGATTTAAGGAAAGAAATTATAGAGGAGTTAGAAGCTGAAGAAAAAAGAGACATCTTTAGTGAAGTAAGAGAAACTCTACACAAATTTTCAAAAGAAGTTGATTATAAGGGTAAATTAGAATTAGGTATTGCAATGAGAGAGATGGGACTTTATGAAGAGGCGATAGAGAATTTAAAGGAGGCAACAAAATCCGATGAGACAAGAGCTTTATCACTTGAGCTTTTAGGTGAAATTTTTATGGAATTAAACCGCTATAGCATTGCCTTAGAGTACTTTGAAAGGGCTTTAAGTGAGAAAAATTTAGAAAAAAGAAGAGAGATTTCTATTGAGTACCATATAGGGGAATGTTATGAAAAACTTGGAGATACCATAAACGCACTTGTTTATTATAAAAGAGTCTATGAAAAAGACCCAGAAATTCTTGGTTTAAAAGAAAAAATTAGGGAACTTGAAACGAAGAAAAAAGAAATTATAGATGATGAGAGAATCTCATTTTTATGA
- the ftcD gene encoding glutamate formimidoyltransferase translates to MKLVECVPNFSEGRDKRIIEEIVNSIKEVEGIKVLNVDISYDANRTVVTFIGEPEAVKEAAFRGIKRASELIDMRKHKGAHPRIGATDVCPIIPLKNITFEECNEIVYELAKRVGEELSIPVYLYEKSARIPERRSLSYIREGEYEGLPYKILKPEWKPDFGPQEFNAKSGATVIGVREFLIAYNINLNTKDKRYADDIAFEIREKGRSKRTGNIYPFYFKGEIVRYKDNEYPCGECDFVGKTLEETYIHVRENHNYDLYELLKLNNIDINDVISKPVKKRGLFKNVRAIGWYIEEYKRAQVSINLTDYNVTNMHHVFEAVEKLAEERGLKVTGSEIVGLVPFKAIYEVGKFYLERQKASKGLPVKDVLETAIQSLGLRDVSEFEIEKKVLGLPDIFESNLPKMKIWDFSDELSRPSPVPGGGSAGALSGAIGASLCCMAINITISKLKDDKNYNLLSETSLKLQELKDYFLVLMDKDSESFKEYMEVLKTKKDKESVNKALYKAIEIPFDVSKNSILALKLVEDVVELIDENVISDLGCGINMLNSSFRCGIFNMLINLKNLDEEIKLKYREEIKNMKLKFENLTKKLENIILEKLEGGDL, encoded by the coding sequence ATGAAATTAGTTGAATGTGTACCGAACTTTTCAGAGGGTAGGGACAAAAGAATAATAGAAGAAATAGTAAATTCTATAAAAGAAGTTGAAGGAATAAAAGTTCTTAACGTAGATATTAGCTATGACGCAAATAGAACTGTAGTTACTTTTATCGGTGAGCCTGAAGCGGTAAAGGAGGCAGCATTTAGAGGGATAAAAAGGGCGTCAGAGCTTATTGATATGAGAAAGCATAAAGGTGCTCATCCAAGAATTGGTGCTACGGATGTCTGCCCTATAATACCTCTAAAAAACATTACTTTTGAAGAGTGTAACGAAATAGTATATGAACTTGCTAAAAGAGTAGGGGAGGAACTTTCTATTCCAGTATATCTTTATGAAAAATCGGCAAGAATTCCGGAAAGGAGAAGTCTTTCTTATATTAGAGAGGGTGAATATGAGGGTCTTCCTTATAAGATCCTTAAACCTGAATGGAAGCCTGATTTTGGACCACAGGAGTTTAACGCTAAATCAGGAGCCACTGTAATCGGTGTCAGAGAATTTTTAATTGCCTATAACATAAATCTAAACACAAAAGATAAGAGATATGCCGATGATATAGCCTTTGAAATAAGAGAAAAGGGAAGATCAAAAAGGACTGGTAATATATATCCATTCTACTTTAAAGGCGAAATTGTAAGATATAAGGACAATGAATACCCCTGTGGTGAGTGTGATTTTGTAGGAAAAACCTTAGAAGAAACCTATATTCATGTAAGAGAAAATCATAACTATGATCTCTATGAACTTTTAAAACTAAACAATATAGACATAAATGATGTAATTTCTAAACCAGTTAAAAAAAGGGGGCTCTTTAAAAACGTCAGGGCAATCGGTTGGTACATAGAAGAGTATAAGAGGGCACAGGTTAGCATTAACTTAACTGACTATAATGTTACTAATATGCATCATGTTTTTGAAGCAGTAGAAAAACTCGCAGAAGAGAGGGGTTTAAAGGTTACAGGAAGTGAAATTGTTGGACTTGTTCCCTTTAAAGCTATTTATGAAGTAGGAAAATTCTATCTTGAAAGGCAGAAAGCTTCAAAAGGCTTACCAGTTAAAGACGTGCTTGAAACTGCAATTCAATCACTAGGTTTAAGAGATGTTTCAGAATTCGAAATTGAAAAAAAGGTTCTTGGTTTACCGGACATTTTTGAATCAAATTTGCCTAAAATGAAAATATGGGATTTTTCGGATGAACTATCTAGACCCAGTCCAGTTCCAGGTGGTGGCTCTGCAGGAGCTCTCTCTGGGGCTATTGGTGCCTCACTTTGCTGTATGGCAATAAACATAACTATAAGCAAATTAAAAGACGATAAAAATTATAATCTTCTCTCCGAAACTTCCCTCAAACTCCAAGAACTAAAAGATTACTTTTTAGTACTAATGGATAAAGATAGTGAAAGTTTTAAAGAATATATGGAGGTTCTTAAAACAAAAAAAGATAAAGAGAGTGTAAACAAAGCCTTATATAAGGCTATAGAGATTCCCTTTGATGTTTCTAAGAACTCTATCCTTGCTCTGAAACTTGTTGAAGATGTTGTTGAATTAATAGACGAAAATGTCATTTCAGATTTAGGATGCGGAATTAACATGCTTAACTCTTCTTTTAGATGTGGAATCTTTAATATGCTTATAAACTTGAAGAATTTGGATGAAGAAATTAAATTAAAATACAGGGAGGAGATTAAAAATATGAAATTAAAATTTGAAAATTTGACTAAAAAACTTGAAAATATAATTTTGGAAAAATTAGAAGGAGGGGATTTATGA
- a CDS encoding diadenylate cyclase has product MDFLNLRVIDLFDILFFILLSYLVIRLLRGTRAGFMLFGVFIFLFLVALSYLFDLTGTKMFFSGLRKIGFITLVIIFQPEIRRFLANFGRLPLVRIIEEEKIENIINILVKSAFSLRDRGYGAIIVIQGRMELDEVTDKALFLDAKLSEPLFIAIFNPASPIHDGACVVKGDRVKYVRCILPLSDSQQIDASLGTRHRASIGITEVSDSFVIVVSEEKREVSFAYQGRLIRKVTKDTLWRNLELFYKGRI; this is encoded by the coding sequence TTGGACTTTTTAAATTTAAGAGTTATCGATTTATTTGATATCTTATTTTTTATTTTACTTTCATATTTAGTGATAAGACTTCTAAGAGGAACAAGAGCAGGTTTTATGTTATTTGGTGTTTTTATATTTCTTTTCTTAGTAGCACTTTCCTATTTGTTTGATCTTACAGGAACAAAGATGTTTTTTAGTGGTTTAAGAAAAATTGGATTTATTACTTTAGTGATTATATTTCAGCCGGAAATTAGAAGATTTTTAGCGAATTTTGGACGTTTGCCCCTTGTGAGAATTATCGAAGAAGAGAAAATAGAAAATATTATAAATATTTTAGTAAAATCAGCTTTTTCTTTAAGAGATAGGGGATATGGGGCTATTATAGTGATTCAAGGAAGGATGGAGTTAGATGAAGTTACAGATAAGGCTTTATTTTTAGATGCTAAACTATCTGAGCCTCTTTTTATTGCTATATTTAATCCAGCTTCACCCATTCATGATGGTGCCTGTGTAGTAAAGGGAGATAGAGTAAAATATGTAAGATGTATTTTACCTTTATCTGATTCACAACAAATAGATGCTTCACTTGGAACACGACATAGGGCATCTATAGGAATTACCGAAGTAAGTGATAGTTTTGTAATAGTAGTTTCGGAAGAAAAAAGAGAAGTTTCCTTTGCTTATCAAGGTAGACTTATAAGAAAAGTTACAAAGGATACCTTATGGAGAAATCTTGAGCTTTTTTATAAGGGAAGAATTTAA
- the hflX gene encoding GTPase HflX → MSEKVILAAVFKPKEKEVSSYKLSELESLVKTAGATITSEVIQFREKIDPDYCLGKGKLAELKEKIVQNSVNTVIFGVDLSPKQTRNLEEFLKVKVIDRTELIMDIFAKHAKTKESKLQVELAQLLYRLTKLKGMGKWLSRLGGGIGTRGPGEKMLEIKKRNILLRIKHLKEKLKEIEKQRDVQSKKRKNFFKVCLIGYTNVGKTSLLNLITREKAETKDALFVTLDALTRKFYIDGIPIILSDTVGFIEDIPVSLIHSFKSTLKVILDADLLLHVVDVSNPMKEKQIESVNKVLSEIGVHDKDIIYVFNKYDLFFEEEEKLYLKNKYKPAVFVSAKFGDNIDLLIENIKLYALKYISEKQYGGTIN, encoded by the coding sequence TTGAGCGAGAAAGTAATATTAGCAGCAGTTTTCAAACCTAAAGAGAAAGAAGTTTCTAGTTATAAACTAAGTGAACTAGAAAGCCTTGTAAAAACTGCAGGTGCAACTATAACTTCAGAAGTGATTCAATTTAGAGAGAAAATTGATCCTGACTATTGTTTAGGAAAGGGCAAACTCGCAGAGCTAAAAGAAAAAATTGTGCAAAATTCGGTAAATACTGTAATCTTTGGGGTAGATCTTTCACCAAAGCAGACAAGAAATTTAGAGGAATTTCTTAAAGTAAAAGTAATTGATAGAACGGAATTAATAATGGACATTTTTGCAAAACATGCTAAGACAAAGGAGTCAAAGTTACAAGTGGAGTTAGCTCAACTACTCTACAGGTTAACAAAGCTTAAGGGAATGGGAAAATGGCTTTCTAGATTAGGTGGTGGTATTGGAACAAGAGGCCCTGGTGAAAAAATGCTTGAGATTAAAAAGAGAAATATTCTTCTAAGAATTAAACATCTAAAAGAAAAACTAAAAGAAATTGAAAAACAGAGAGATGTGCAGAGTAAGAAAAGAAAAAATTTCTTTAAGGTCTGTTTGATAGGTTATACAAACGTAGGTAAAACGTCTTTACTAAACTTGATAACAAGGGAAAAAGCTGAAACTAAAGATGCACTTTTTGTTACTCTTGATGCTTTAACAAGGAAATTCTACATAGATGGAATTCCAATAATTTTAAGTGATACAGTTGGGTTTATAGAGGATATTCCAGTTAGTTTAATTCACTCTTTTAAATCTACTTTAAAGGTTATTTTAGATGCGGATTTATTGCTACATGTAGTAGATGTTTCAAACCCTATGAAGGAAAAACAGATAGAGTCTGTAAATAAGGTTCTTTCAGAAATTGGGGTTCACGATAAAGATATAATTTATGTTTTTAACAAGTATGATTTATTTTTTGAGGAAGAGGAAAAGTTATACTTAAAAAATAAATATAAACCTGCTGTTTTTGTTTCAGCAAAATTTGGTGATAACATAGACTTACTTATTGAAAACATAAAATTATACGCGCTAAAATATATTAGCGAAAAACAGTATGGAGGAACCATTAATTAG
- a CDS encoding DUF6569 family protein, producing the protein MLINKIEIGEPIFQRNLLLFPLYGGEDGEGDTIKTIEEAYREGFGEFRELEKPKIERVIFENRGNYPVFAIDGEEVLGAFQNRVINTAFFSEPNTVIEVPVTCVEERRWGGKRSFYSSGVSLYPSLRAILLKTTNRSLLLNNSFVSDQKLVWENIRKTLTQLNVQSRTLSIQDAFNFYESQINWYLEGINFDDCCGVASFAGSNFLCMDLFVSKSLFAKFREKILRGYALDAILLREYKTDYMEKSKVKEIIDKVKRIKLREYKGLGKGIELRGEGEGLILRGFKKEKDKIFHLAIFPDLRL; encoded by the coding sequence ATGCTAATCAATAAGATAGAAATTGGGGAACCTATATTTCAAAGAAATCTGCTTCTTTTTCCCCTATATGGGGGTGAAGATGGGGAGGGAGACACAATTAAGACAATTGAAGAAGCGTATAGGGAAGGTTTTGGGGAATTTAGAGAGTTAGAAAAACCAAAGATTGAAAGAGTGATTTTTGAAAATAGGGGAAATTATCCTGTTTTTGCTATTGACGGAGAAGAAGTTTTGGGTGCTTTTCAAAATCGTGTTATAAATACGGCTTTTTTTTCTGAACCTAACACCGTTATTGAGGTTCCTGTAACATGCGTAGAGGAGAGAAGATGGGGAGGAAAAAGGAGTTTTTATTCTTCAGGAGTTTCCCTTTATCCTAGTTTGAGAGCTATTCTTTTAAAAACAACTAATAGGAGCTTACTTCTTAACAATTCTTTTGTATCCGATCAGAAGCTTGTATGGGAGAATATAAGAAAAACGTTGACGCAACTTAATGTTCAGTCAAGAACGCTTTCTATACAGGATGCTTTTAATTTTTATGAGTCTCAAATTAATTGGTACTTAGAGGGGATAAACTTTGACGATTGTTGCGGGGTAGCTTCTTTTGCTGGGTCAAATTTTCTTTGTATGGATCTTTTTGTTTCTAAAAGTTTGTTTGCGAAATTCAGGGAAAAGATTCTAAGGGGTTATGCACTTGATGCCATATTATTAAGAGAATATAAGACGGATTATATGGAAAAAAGTAAGGTGAAGGAAATTATTGATAAAGTTAAAAGAATAAAGTTAAGAGAGTATAAAGGTTTAGGAAAGGGTATTGAATTGAGGGGTGAGGGGGAGGGTTTAATTCTGAGAGGTTTTAAAAAGGAAAAAGACAAAATATTTCATTTAGCTATTTTTCCAGATCTTAGATTATAA
- a CDS encoding biotin carboxylase N-terminal domain-containing protein encodes MKCLIANRGEIAVRIARTLRDMGISPIGIYSDPDRFSLHNFFMDASYPLSGRSSYDTYLNIDKILWVLEKEKVDFLHPGYGFLSENAKFAEEVTKRGVIFVGPSPEAMELMGDKVIARKIAEKCYVPVVPGYSEKITNPHEAIKISEKLGFPIMLKASMGGGGKGMRIVRNKEEFISLFNLAYKEAESAFADGSLYIEKFIEKPKHIEVQIIGDKYGNYYALGERECSIQRRHQKLIEESPSYFIDDKIRKDIQEAAIEIAKYVKYYNAGTVEFIFDENRNFYFIEMNTRLQVEHPVTEMRSSLDLVMLQLKVAMGEKLKLEKPYPLRGYSIEVRIYAEDPYENFMPSPGEIKWLHYPQGPFVRVDSGVFQGYYVPEEYDPLLMKVITWGKDKKEGTLRMIRALGELFIAGIKTTKDFSLNLISSDFFEKGEYDTFLLERWKPEIPEFSFEEDLLNYIEKIESIEEKREPLRSRWKNFSFFLNNFEF; translated from the coding sequence ATGAAATGTCTAATAGCTAATAGAGGTGAAATAGCGGTTAGAATCGCAAGAACATTAAGAGATATGGGAATTTCTCCCATAGGCATCTATTCAGACCCAGACAGATTCTCTTTACATAATTTCTTTATGGATGCCTCTTACCCTCTAAGTGGGAGATCAAGCTATGATACTTATCTAAATATTGACAAAATTCTATGGGTTTTAGAGAAGGAAAAGGTAGATTTTTTACACCCAGGTTATGGATTTCTCTCAGAAAATGCAAAGTTTGCAGAGGAAGTTACAAAAAGAGGCGTTATCTTTGTAGGTCCTTCTCCTGAGGCAATGGAACTTATGGGTGATAAGGTAATTGCAAGAAAAATTGCCGAAAAGTGTTATGTTCCAGTTGTACCAGGTTATTCAGAGAAAATTACTAATCCCCACGAAGCTATAAAGATATCCGAAAAATTGGGATTTCCCATTATGTTAAAAGCTAGCATGGGAGGTGGTGGAAAAGGAATGAGAATTGTAAGAAACAAGGAAGAATTTATCTCACTTTTTAACTTAGCTTACAAAGAGGCTGAAAGTGCCTTTGCCGATGGTTCACTTTATATAGAAAAGTTTATTGAAAAACCGAAGCATATTGAAGTTCAAATAATAGGTGATAAGTACGGAAATTATTATGCCTTAGGTGAAAGAGAGTGTTCTATTCAAAGGAGACACCAGAAGTTGATTGAAGAAAGCCCATCTTATTTCATTGACGATAAAATAAGAAAGGATATTCAGGAAGCTGCAATAGAAATTGCAAAATATGTAAAATACTATAATGCAGGCACTGTTGAGTTTATATTTGATGAAAATAGGAATTTTTACTTTATTGAGATGAATACAAGACTTCAAGTGGAGCATCCCGTTACAGAAATGAGAAGCTCACTGGATCTTGTGATGTTACAGCTTAAGGTTGCTATGGGTGAAAAATTAAAGTTGGAAAAACCGTATCCCCTAAGGGGTTACTCTATAGAAGTCCGCATCTATGCAGAGGATCCATATGAAAACTTTATGCCTTCGCCTGGAGAGATAAAATGGCTACACTATCCTCAAGGTCCTTTTGTGCGAGTAGACTCAGGTGTTTTTCAAGGCTATTATGTTCCTGAAGAATATGATCCTCTGTTAATGAAAGTAATTACATGGGGAAAAGATAAAAAAGAGGGAACTTTAAGGATGATAAGAGCACTGGGAGAGCTTTTTATAGCTGGTATAAAGACAACAAAGGATTTTTCTTTAAATTTAATATCTAGTGATTTTTTTGAAAAGGGGGAGTACGATACTTTTTTACTTGAAAGATGGAAACCGGAAATTCCTGAGTTTTCATTTGAGGAAGACTTACTGAATTATATCGAGAAAATTGAAAGTATTGAAGAAAAAAGGGAACCCCTTAGATCCCGTTGGAAAAACTTTTCATTCTTTTTGAATAATTTTGAGTTTTGA